In Pristiophorus japonicus isolate sPriJap1 chromosome 2, sPriJap1.hap1, whole genome shotgun sequence, one genomic interval encodes:
- the lbx2 gene encoding transcription factor LBX2 — MTSGVNMKSNPASQPRIEERRRRSPLDHFPPPANSNKPLTPFSIEDILNKPSVKKNSHLCSSSRPGPTEKGSGPGVARNGLPSQTSPLCALEELASKTFKGLELSVIQAAEGRDHVTTFGQRQTSKKRRKSRTAFTNHQIYELEKRFLYQKYLSPADRDQIAQQLGLTNAQVITWFQNRRAKLKRDLEEMKADVESLKKLPPQQLEKLVHMEEFPEDAAGSKGDPSDLSPKLSPALGLEPFPNSPQCSSRDQTTDEFSEDEEIEVDD; from the exons ATGACGTCGGGGGTAAATATGAAATCCAATCCGGCTTCGCAGCCCAGGATCGAAGagaggagacggcgcagccccctggATCATTTCCCACCCCCGGCCAACTCCAACAAGCCCCTCACCCCTTTCAGCATCGAGGATATTCTCAACAAGCCCTCGGTGAAAAAAAACTCCCATCTGTGCTCGTCCAGCCGCCCGGGTCCGACCGAGAAAGGATCCGGCCCCGGCGTTGCGAGGAACGGTCTACCTTCTCAAACCTCGCCTCTCTGCGCTCTGGAAGAACTCGCCAGCAAAACTTTTAAGGGTCTGGAACTGAGTGTGATACAAGCGGCCGAAG GTCGAGATCATGTAACGACGTTTGGCCAAAGACAAACCTCGAAAAAGCGACGGAAGTCCCGCACCGCCTTCACCAACCATCAGATTTACGAACTGGAAAAGCGGTTCCTCTACCAGAAATACCTGTCCCCGGCCGACCGCGACCAGATCGCCCAGCAGTTGGGCCTGACCAACGCCCAGGTGATAACGTGGTTCCAGAACCGGCGCGCCAAGCTCAAGCGCGACCTGGAGGAGATGAAGGCCGACGTGGAGTCCCTCAAGAAGCTGCCCCCTCAGCAGCTGGAGAAACTGGTGCACATGGAAGAATTCCCGGAGGACGCCGCCGGCTCCAAGGGCGACCCCTCAGAcctttcccccaaactctccccgGCCTTGGGACTCGAGCCCTTCCCCAACTCGCCCCAGTGTTCCTCCAGAGATCAGACTACTGACGAATTCTCTGAAGACGAGGAAATAGAAGTAGACGATTGA